From Pseudarthrobacter equi, a single genomic window includes:
- a CDS encoding family 78 glycoside hydrolase catalytic domain: protein MTSASWLAAMITPENDFDGAPLLRKEFTLEEDHGAVVKATLRATALGVYEASINGVPAGPDVLSPGWSSYEWRLRHRSYDVTALIRPTTVIGVELGNGWYRGRLAWHGMSNLYGSELGFFGQMDIEFADGHVQSVASDASWQAGLSATTFNDLYDGQTIDSRRLQQGWAEPGFVPGTGWTGAREVAFDVGRLAEPVGPPVVRAGVVRPVEVFTSPGGKTLVDFGQNLVGWLRFTVQGEAGHTITIRHAEVLEEGELGVRPLRTAKATDTFILSGGQDSFEPTKTFHGFRYAEVTGWPGNLGADDLEAVVVHSDLERTGTFECSNELVNQLHRNIVWGLRGNFLDLPTDCPQRDERLGWTGDIGVFAPTAAFLYDVKGFLQDWLLDLAAEQKAQDGLVPITVPDVLKYCPQPAEFPAPESSALWSEASVWVPWALWEAYGDLSVLENQYESMAAHTRRVEGLLSPAGLWDSGFQFGDWLDPDAAPDQPWAAKADTAVVATACMYRTAILTARAAGLLGKHDDEASFEALAARVRNAFAEHYVAADGTISSDCTTVYALAIAFDVLLTPELREFAGNRLAELVRDNSYRVSTGFAGTPFITHALTDTGHVDGAYRLLLEEGCPSWLYPVTMGATTVWERWDSMLPDGTINPGEMTSFNHYALGAVADWMHKAIGGIRPLEPGYSRVLIQPQPGEGIDWASTSLKTPHGEVRTAWKYDDGGFRLEATVPDGVAADVVLPDGARHGVTGGTHHFEAALAPAPDYEVSR from the coding sequence ATGACTTCAGCTTCCTGGCTCGCCGCCATGATCACGCCCGAAAACGACTTCGACGGCGCCCCGCTGCTCCGCAAGGAGTTCACCCTTGAGGAGGACCACGGCGCCGTGGTGAAGGCGACGCTGCGGGCCACCGCGTTGGGCGTCTACGAGGCGTCCATCAACGGCGTCCCCGCGGGTCCGGATGTGCTGAGCCCGGGCTGGAGCTCCTACGAGTGGCGCCTCCGCCACCGCAGCTACGACGTCACCGCACTCATCCGGCCCACCACCGTGATCGGCGTCGAGCTCGGCAACGGCTGGTACCGCGGCAGGCTGGCCTGGCACGGCATGTCCAACCTCTACGGCAGCGAGCTGGGGTTCTTCGGCCAGATGGACATCGAGTTCGCCGACGGGCACGTCCAGTCCGTTGCCTCGGATGCGTCCTGGCAGGCCGGCCTGTCCGCCACCACCTTTAACGACCTCTACGACGGCCAAACCATCGATTCCCGCCGGCTCCAGCAGGGCTGGGCGGAACCGGGCTTCGTGCCCGGCACCGGTTGGACCGGTGCGCGCGAGGTGGCGTTCGACGTCGGGCGGCTGGCTGAGCCGGTGGGCCCGCCCGTGGTGCGTGCCGGCGTCGTACGTCCCGTCGAGGTCTTCACCTCGCCGGGCGGAAAGACTTTGGTGGATTTCGGCCAGAATCTGGTTGGCTGGCTGCGGTTCACCGTGCAGGGCGAAGCGGGCCACACCATCACCATCAGGCATGCCGAAGTGCTGGAGGAGGGCGAATTGGGCGTCCGGCCGCTGCGCACGGCGAAGGCCACGGACACGTTCATCCTCTCCGGCGGCCAGGATTCCTTCGAGCCCACCAAGACCTTCCACGGCTTCCGCTACGCCGAGGTGACCGGCTGGCCTGGGAACCTCGGTGCCGATGACCTCGAAGCCGTGGTGGTCCACTCCGACCTGGAGCGCACCGGCACCTTCGAGTGCTCCAACGAACTGGTGAACCAGCTGCACCGCAACATCGTCTGGGGCCTGCGCGGCAACTTCCTGGACCTGCCCACGGACTGCCCGCAGCGCGACGAACGGCTCGGCTGGACCGGCGACATCGGCGTCTTCGCGCCCACCGCCGCCTTCCTCTACGACGTCAAGGGCTTCCTGCAGGACTGGCTGCTGGACCTCGCCGCGGAGCAGAAGGCGCAGGACGGGCTGGTCCCCATCACCGTGCCCGACGTCCTGAAGTACTGCCCGCAGCCGGCTGAATTCCCCGCCCCGGAATCCTCCGCGCTGTGGAGCGAGGCATCCGTCTGGGTGCCCTGGGCCCTGTGGGAGGCCTACGGTGACCTGTCCGTGCTGGAGAACCAGTACGAATCGATGGCCGCCCACACCCGCCGGGTGGAAGGCCTGCTCTCGCCCGCCGGGCTGTGGGATTCGGGCTTCCAGTTCGGTGACTGGCTCGATCCCGATGCCGCTCCGGACCAGCCGTGGGCAGCCAAGGCGGACACCGCCGTCGTGGCCACCGCCTGCATGTACCGGACCGCAATTCTCACCGCCCGGGCCGCAGGACTGCTGGGGAAGCACGACGACGAGGCCTCCTTCGAGGCGCTCGCCGCCCGGGTGCGGAACGCCTTCGCCGAGCATTACGTGGCGGCCGACGGCACCATTTCCAGCGACTGCACCACCGTCTACGCGCTGGCCATCGCCTTCGACGTCCTGCTGACGCCGGAGCTGCGGGAATTCGCCGGCAACCGCCTGGCCGAACTGGTCCGCGACAACAGCTACCGGGTGTCCACCGGCTTCGCGGGGACGCCGTTCATCACCCACGCACTGACCGATACCGGGCATGTGGACGGGGCGTACCGGCTGCTGCTGGAGGAGGGCTGCCCGTCCTGGCTGTACCCGGTAACCATGGGCGCCACCACGGTGTGGGAACGCTGGGACTCCATGCTCCCGGACGGCACCATCAACCCCGGCGAAATGACCAGCTTCAACCACTACGCCCTGGGCGCTGTGGCGGACTGGATGCACAAGGCCATCGGCGGCATCCGCCCGCTGGAACCCGGCTACTCCCGCGTGCTCATCCAGCCGCAGCCGGGGGAGGGGATCGACTGGGCGTCCACGTCCCTGAAGACCCCGCACGGCGAGGTCCGCACCGCGTGGAAGTACGACGACGGCGGGTTCCGGCTCGAGGCGACCGTCCCGGACGGGGTGGCGGCCGACGTCGTCCTTCCGGACGGTGCGCGGCACGGCGTCACGGGCGGAACGCACCACTTCGAAGCGGCGCTGGCGCCTGCCCCCGACTATGAGGTAAGCCGATGA
- a CDS encoding oligopeptide/dipeptide ABC transporter ATP-binding protein, giving the protein MSTAVTERTDSTLPYDGTPMLEVKDLVVRYGRGRKAAAAPAAVDHVSFSIAPGETVGLVGESGSGKSTIGKAILGLQKVSGGSISYQGKDITSAGAAQRRALGGELRAVFQDPNSSLNPRNTVGTSLAEPLRLRGVPAAEARAKAEDMLERVGLPREAVDRYPSQFSGGQRQRISVARALICDPQLVVCDEAVSALDLSTQAQVLNLLADLRDERGLSYLFIAHDIAVVQFLAQRVVVLYRGQVMESGPAAAVTENPRHPFTQALVAASPVPRPAEQAARREARESLGVRTGAAAVPGPGGCPFRLRCPLATELCATERPALRRVGTADVACHYA; this is encoded by the coding sequence ATGAGCACCGCAGTCACGGAACGCACCGATTCCACCCTTCCCTACGACGGCACCCCCATGCTGGAGGTCAAGGACCTGGTGGTCCGCTACGGCCGGGGACGCAAGGCAGCAGCCGCACCGGCCGCCGTCGACCATGTCAGCTTCAGCATCGCCCCTGGCGAAACCGTGGGACTGGTGGGGGAGTCCGGCTCAGGCAAGTCCACCATCGGCAAGGCCATCCTGGGCCTGCAGAAGGTCTCCGGCGGGTCCATCAGCTACCAGGGCAAGGACATTACCTCCGCCGGCGCCGCCCAGCGGCGGGCCCTTGGCGGCGAACTTCGGGCGGTTTTCCAGGACCCCAACTCCTCCCTGAACCCCCGCAACACCGTTGGCACGTCCCTCGCGGAACCGCTGCGCCTCCGTGGCGTGCCGGCGGCAGAGGCCCGCGCCAAGGCTGAGGACATGCTGGAACGCGTCGGGCTCCCGCGCGAGGCCGTGGACCGCTACCCCAGCCAGTTCTCGGGTGGCCAGCGGCAGCGGATCTCCGTGGCGCGGGCCCTGATCTGCGACCCCCAGCTGGTGGTCTGCGACGAAGCCGTCAGCGCCCTGGACCTCTCCACCCAGGCGCAGGTGCTCAACCTCCTGGCCGACCTCCGCGACGAGCGCGGGCTGAGCTACCTGTTCATCGCCCACGACATCGCCGTGGTGCAGTTCCTGGCCCAGCGGGTGGTGGTGCTCTACCGCGGCCAGGTCATGGAAAGCGGACCGGCGGCGGCCGTCACCGAAAACCCGCGGCACCCCTTCACGCAGGCCCTCGTGGCCGCCTCACCCGTGCCCCGGCCCGCCGAACAGGCCGCCCGGCGGGAAGCCCGCGAATCGCTCGGAGTCCGCACCGGCGCCGCCGCAGTACCCGGTCCCGGCGGCTGCCCCTTCCGGCTCCGCTGCCCCCTCGCCACCGAACTCTGCGCCACCGAACGCCCGGCGCTGCGGCGCGTGGGCACGGCGGACGTCGCCTGCCACTACGCCTGA
- a CDS encoding glycoside hydrolase family 43 protein, giving the protein MTGQQETVPQFRLEDIRMRDPFILESAPGEFVLFGTSDTNVWGGPATGFDCYTSRDLEHWEGPIAAFRPPDGFWADTQFWAPEVYALDGRFFMFATFATSTGERPRGVAVLVSDSPTGPYRPWSDGPVTPATQPCLDGTLHIDGDGTRWLVYSRGTEGTPDQAGIGDGKMYALRLSEDLRSGVDEPVLLFAASSANWTRPLRFPEGVEPPKGLNLAADPMFTDGPFLVRAAEDRLLMLWSSHGETGYAMGVAESASGTITGPWTQHREPLWSSDGGHGMILRTAGGRDYLSFHWPNSSPDERVTLTEIGISGAGIRIL; this is encoded by the coding sequence ATGACGGGCCAACAGGAGACTGTTCCGCAGTTCCGCCTCGAGGACATCCGGATGCGTGACCCTTTCATCCTGGAGTCTGCCCCCGGCGAGTTCGTCCTGTTCGGAACCAGTGACACCAACGTGTGGGGCGGGCCGGCAACGGGTTTTGACTGCTACACCAGCCGCGACCTGGAGCACTGGGAAGGCCCCATCGCAGCGTTTCGGCCGCCCGACGGCTTCTGGGCGGACACCCAGTTCTGGGCGCCGGAGGTGTACGCCCTTGACGGGCGGTTCTTTATGTTCGCCACATTTGCCACGTCCACTGGCGAGCGCCCCCGCGGGGTAGCAGTGCTGGTCTCGGACAGCCCGACCGGCCCTTACCGCCCTTGGAGCGACGGACCTGTCACGCCGGCAACCCAGCCATGCCTGGACGGAACCCTGCATATCGACGGCGACGGCACCCGCTGGCTGGTCTACAGCCGCGGGACGGAGGGGACGCCGGACCAGGCAGGCATCGGTGACGGCAAAATGTACGCGCTGCGGCTGTCCGAGGACCTCCGCTCCGGTGTTGATGAGCCGGTCCTCCTGTTCGCGGCGTCCTCGGCCAACTGGACCCGTCCCCTTCGTTTCCCGGAGGGCGTGGAACCTCCCAAGGGACTGAACCTGGCCGCGGATCCCATGTTCACCGACGGGCCGTTCCTGGTGCGCGCCGCTGAGGACAGGCTTCTCATGCTGTGGTCCAGCCATGGCGAGACTGGGTATGCGATGGGCGTCGCCGAGTCGGCCAGCGGGACCATCACCGGGCCCTGGACCCAGCATCGCGAGCCTCTGTGGTCCAGCGACGGCGGCCATGGCATGATCCTCCGCACGGCCGGCGGACGTGACTACCTGAGCTTCCACTGGCCCAACAGCTCTCCGGACGAACGGGTCACCCTCACCGAGATTGGGATCAGCGGGGCCGGTATCAGGATCCTGTAA
- a CDS encoding ABC transporter substrate-binding protein: MKLLTTTARGSAAVLTGALLMGSLAACGGGSQQAATVDKSTLTIGVESDSASFGYDPIRVADAQRQFMEGLYDTLLDLQPDGTAGPGLATKFEYNADSTVLTLTLADGVTFTDGSTLDAALVKANFDRRTDTALSTYSAIAKGGAQEIASVDVVSPTQVAITFAKPQPGFEKNLTSTMGMIVGKAGVADTASLATTPDGSGPYTLDPSTVKGNKYVMVKNEKNDDAADYAYSKIVFNVIMDPQARANALVSGQADVAQLTSPTVDFAKSKGVGVSRIGGTVQTMISFDKTGKTAPAFASEKVRQAIQHAINRQALVDALHKGDIPTWNALPKDSAGFTADLEKTFAYDPEKAKSLLAEAGYANGFEFTIIAGAQTQTDLQAVQKDLAAVGITMNVKMAASTDEAFAAVATTPLGYAPLGWDNPIGLMYGAILNGFTNVQKATDDQLSAATGEAAAAKDDAARKTALTKLNTRLVESGWLIPLFESLSNWGYNTKKVQEVQFAGTNAYPLLSSYKPTN; the protein is encoded by the coding sequence ATGAAACTCCTGACCACCACCGCCCGCGGCAGCGCTGCCGTCCTGACCGGCGCCCTGCTGATGGGCTCCCTGGCCGCCTGCGGCGGCGGCAGCCAGCAGGCGGCCACCGTGGACAAGTCCACCCTGACCATCGGCGTCGAAAGCGACTCGGCGTCCTTCGGCTACGACCCCATCCGCGTGGCAGACGCCCAGCGCCAGTTCATGGAAGGCCTGTACGACACCCTCCTGGACCTCCAGCCCGATGGAACGGCCGGCCCCGGCCTGGCCACGAAGTTCGAGTACAACGCAGACAGCACCGTCCTCACCCTGACCCTCGCGGACGGCGTCACCTTCACGGACGGTTCCACCCTGGACGCCGCACTGGTCAAGGCCAACTTCGACCGCCGCACCGACACCGCCCTGAGCACCTACTCAGCCATCGCCAAGGGCGGGGCGCAGGAAATCGCAAGTGTCGACGTCGTAAGCCCCACCCAGGTGGCCATCACCTTCGCCAAGCCGCAGCCGGGCTTCGAGAAGAACCTCACCTCCACCATGGGCATGATTGTGGGCAAGGCGGGCGTCGCCGACACCGCCAGCCTCGCCACCACGCCCGACGGCTCCGGCCCCTACACCCTTGACCCGTCCACGGTGAAGGGCAACAAGTACGTGATGGTCAAGAACGAGAAGAACGACGACGCCGCGGACTACGCGTACAGCAAGATCGTCTTCAACGTCATCATGGACCCGCAGGCCCGGGCCAACGCGCTGGTGTCCGGCCAAGCCGACGTGGCCCAGCTGACCTCGCCCACCGTGGACTTCGCGAAGTCCAAGGGCGTGGGCGTGTCCCGCATCGGCGGCACGGTGCAGACCATGATTTCGTTCGACAAAACCGGCAAGACCGCCCCCGCGTTCGCCAGCGAAAAGGTCCGCCAGGCCATCCAGCACGCCATCAACCGCCAGGCCCTGGTGGACGCGCTGCACAAGGGTGACATCCCCACCTGGAACGCCCTTCCGAAGGACTCGGCCGGCTTCACCGCGGACTTGGAGAAGACGTTCGCCTACGATCCGGAGAAGGCCAAGAGCCTGCTGGCCGAGGCCGGCTACGCCAACGGCTTCGAGTTCACCATCATCGCCGGCGCCCAGACCCAGACCGACCTGCAGGCTGTCCAGAAGGACCTCGCAGCGGTGGGCATCACCATGAACGTGAAGATGGCCGCCTCAACCGATGAGGCCTTCGCCGCCGTTGCCACCACCCCGCTGGGCTACGCACCGCTGGGCTGGGACAACCCGATCGGCCTGATGTACGGCGCCATCCTCAACGGTTTCACCAACGTCCAGAAGGCCACCGACGATCAGCTGAGCGCCGCCACCGGCGAAGCCGCCGCCGCCAAGGACGACGCCGCCCGGAAGACGGCACTGACCAAGCTGAACACCCGGCTGGTGGAGTCCGGCTGGCTGATCCCGCTCTTCGAATCACTGTCCAACTGGGGCTACAACACCAAGAAGGTCCAGGAAGTCCAGTTCGCCGGCACCAACGCCTACCCGCTGCTCTCGTCCTACAAGCCCACCAACTGA
- a CDS encoding dipeptide/oligopeptide/nickel ABC transporter permease/ATP-binding protein — protein sequence MIPTVAPAPADADQAGSTTAAGASVPRSSKAALARFSRHRLFGSPGAVAGLVWLAALVIASLTAPLWLPFKTEDQDFTAVLSGPTAAHWLGTDELGRDILSRIFAAAAGTLGTSLITVIVGVGLGTLLAMAAAGAERTEAVISRITEVMMSLPGTVIILAVIGAVGTNIPLIMAILGILMSAGIYRVVLGQAKSLQSQLYVDAAKVDGLSPVGISLRHVLPGLANTIVVQAALIFAVGMLIQAGLAFIGFGPPLPQPSWGGMIQGASQHVYDAPWMMVPTGAVLALTVLSANAIGNALGKAPNAAAPHLPSAAARRQRAKAVAAIAAAPAPKDAEAQEAPGNGTLSVRNLSVGVDGAGTGNGVALVTGVSFDVAPGTVLGLVGESGCGKTMTALSLLGLLPSGVSVSGGQILWNGRNLAAAMEKDMEGIRGRDIALISQEPMRALDPMFTVGYQLTAAIRRLRGMGKTEARTEARNLLEKVGIVDAQRILKTYPHQISGGMAQRVAIALALSGQPRLLVADEPTTALDVTVQAEILSLLRALVKDTGMSVVMVTHDLGVVADICDQVAVMYAGQVVENGKTAAILDNPRHPYTLALLAADPHANDADNMPERLATIQGQVPQPKDWPTGCRFAARCQFAGSACTDPVPLLASGTGEGLVRCVKADQLAVEGMDWLATDVPAARLLPISSQHTTATSQHTAVIEKDLA from the coding sequence ATGATTCCCACAGTTGCCCCGGCCCCCGCGGACGCGGACCAGGCAGGAAGTACGACGGCGGCAGGAGCCTCCGTGCCACGCTCCAGCAAGGCGGCACTCGCCAGGTTCTCCCGGCACCGGCTCTTCGGCTCGCCGGGAGCAGTGGCCGGCCTGGTGTGGCTGGCGGCCCTGGTCATTGCCTCCCTGACGGCGCCGCTGTGGCTGCCCTTCAAGACCGAAGACCAGGACTTCACCGCCGTCCTCTCCGGCCCCACCGCCGCCCACTGGCTCGGCACCGACGAACTGGGCCGGGACATCCTCAGCCGCATTTTCGCCGCGGCCGCCGGCACCCTGGGGACCTCGCTGATCACGGTGATTGTCGGCGTCGGGCTGGGTACCCTCCTGGCCATGGCCGCCGCCGGTGCCGAACGTACCGAGGCCGTCATCAGCAGGATCACGGAAGTCATGATGTCCCTGCCGGGAACCGTGATCATCCTGGCGGTGATCGGCGCGGTGGGAACCAACATTCCGCTCATCATGGCCATCCTGGGCATCCTGATGTCTGCCGGCATCTACCGGGTGGTCCTGGGCCAGGCCAAGTCCCTGCAGTCCCAGCTCTATGTTGACGCCGCCAAGGTGGACGGCCTCAGCCCGGTGGGCATCAGCCTCCGCCACGTCCTTCCCGGCCTGGCCAACACCATCGTGGTGCAGGCGGCCCTGATTTTCGCCGTCGGCATGCTGATCCAGGCCGGCCTGGCATTCATCGGCTTCGGCCCGCCCCTCCCGCAGCCCAGCTGGGGCGGCATGATCCAGGGCGCCTCGCAGCACGTCTATGACGCCCCCTGGATGATGGTTCCCACCGGCGCCGTCCTGGCGCTGACAGTCCTGTCCGCCAACGCCATCGGCAACGCCCTGGGCAAGGCACCCAACGCCGCCGCACCGCACCTTCCCTCCGCCGCCGCGCGGAGGCAGCGGGCCAAAGCCGTGGCGGCGATCGCCGCCGCCCCGGCACCCAAGGACGCAGAGGCGCAGGAGGCCCCCGGGAACGGAACCCTCAGCGTCCGCAACCTTTCCGTCGGCGTCGACGGTGCTGGTACGGGCAACGGCGTCGCCCTTGTCACGGGCGTCTCCTTCGACGTCGCACCGGGCACCGTCCTGGGCCTGGTGGGCGAATCCGGGTGCGGCAAGACCATGACCGCGCTGTCCCTGCTGGGGCTGCTGCCCTCCGGCGTCTCCGTCAGCGGTGGGCAGATCCTCTGGAACGGCCGGAACCTCGCCGCCGCAATGGAGAAGGACATGGAAGGCATCCGCGGCCGCGACATCGCGCTGATCAGCCAGGAGCCCATGCGGGCACTGGATCCCATGTTCACCGTGGGGTACCAGCTCACCGCAGCCATCCGCCGGCTCCGCGGCATGGGCAAGACCGAGGCGCGCACTGAGGCCCGGAACCTGCTGGAAAAGGTGGGCATCGTGGACGCCCAGCGGATCCTGAAGACCTATCCGCACCAGATCAGCGGCGGCATGGCCCAGCGCGTTGCCATCGCACTCGCCCTCTCCGGACAGCCCCGACTGCTGGTGGCGGACGAGCCCACCACCGCCCTGGACGTCACGGTGCAGGCAGAGATCCTGTCCCTGCTCCGGGCCCTGGTCAAGGACACCGGGATGTCAGTGGTGATGGTGACGCACGACCTCGGCGTGGTGGCGGACATCTGCGACCAGGTGGCCGTGATGTACGCCGGCCAGGTGGTGGAAAACGGCAAGACCGCCGCCATCCTGGACAACCCGCGCCACCCCTACACCCTGGCCCTCCTGGCCGCGGACCCGCACGCCAACGACGCGGACAACATGCCCGAACGCCTGGCCACGATTCAAGGCCAGGTGCCGCAGCCCAAGGACTGGCCCACCGGCTGCCGCTTCGCCGCCAGGTGCCAGTTCGCCGGCTCCGCCTGCACGGACCCCGTTCCGCTGCTGGCGTCCGGCACCGGCGAGGGCCTGGTGCGCTGCGTCAAGGCGGACCAGTTGGCCGTCGAGGGCATGGACTGGCTTGCCACCGATGTGCCCGCCGCCCGCCTCCTCCCGATTAGCTCCCAGCACACCACCGCCACCTCCCAGCACACCGCCGTCATCGAGAAGGACCTGGCATGA
- a CDS encoding ABC transporter permease, with the protein MALFVAKRLLMALATVLVVAVLAFLLVHAMPGSPGAVSLGAGASQDAIDQLNQQLGWNDPLFSQFFRWLGDAVQGNLGVSLIDGRSVSADLADRLPVTASLAAGATVLSAILGIALGVTAAVRGGLLDQVIGGFVGLLVALPAFWVGIILVYLLAVQSSVFPATGYVPFEVSPQDWALSLALPVITLAVGGAAFIARQTRASMLEALQQEHIRTLRATATPTWKILYIHALRYASLPIVAGIALQFIGLFGGSVIAEQLFAMPGLGQAVQTSVSTHDAPAVQGVVVIATVVVVAVNLVLELATKFLDPKLRAS; encoded by the coding sequence ATGGCATTGTTCGTTGCCAAGCGCCTGCTCATGGCGCTCGCCACGGTGCTGGTGGTTGCGGTGCTGGCGTTCCTGCTGGTGCACGCGATGCCCGGCAGCCCGGGAGCTGTTTCGCTCGGCGCCGGCGCCTCCCAGGACGCGATCGACCAGCTGAACCAGCAGCTCGGCTGGAACGATCCGCTGTTCTCCCAGTTCTTCCGCTGGCTGGGCGACGCGGTGCAGGGAAACCTGGGAGTCTCGCTGATTGACGGCCGCTCCGTCAGCGCCGACCTGGCGGACCGCCTGCCGGTGACGGCATCCCTCGCCGCCGGAGCCACGGTCCTCAGCGCCATCCTCGGCATCGCCCTGGGCGTCACCGCAGCGGTCCGCGGCGGTCTCCTGGACCAGGTGATCGGCGGGTTCGTGGGGCTCCTCGTGGCCCTGCCGGCGTTCTGGGTGGGCATCATCCTGGTCTACCTCCTCGCCGTCCAGTCCTCGGTCTTCCCGGCCACGGGCTACGTCCCGTTCGAGGTCTCGCCGCAGGACTGGGCGTTGTCCCTGGCGCTGCCGGTCATCACGCTGGCCGTGGGCGGGGCGGCCTTCATCGCCCGCCAGACCAGGGCCTCCATGCTCGAGGCGCTGCAGCAGGAACACATCCGCACCCTGCGCGCCACTGCCACCCCCACCTGGAAGATCCTTTACATCCACGCCCTGCGCTACGCGAGCCTGCCGATCGTTGCCGGCATCGCCCTGCAGTTCATCGGCCTGTTCGGCGGTTCCGTCATCGCGGAGCAGCTGTTCGCCATGCCCGGCCTGGGCCAGGCCGTTCAGACCTCCGTCAGCACCCATGACGCCCCCGCAGTCCAGGGCGTGGTGGTGATCGCCACCGTGGTGGTGGTTGCCGTCAACCTGGTGCTGGAGCTGGCCACCAAGTTCCTCGACCCGAAGTTGCGTGCCTCATGA
- a CDS encoding phage tail protein: MPYTVDFKNVSTVGLESSPVVDALAGLRANEARYYKNKYDHDFTVTAAQDDPETLAYIHNILAEERDLVIASKPLEVSSFEVDGLRMAYVFYESGLAINVMYGIEEGAKRAVGFKLSDGMEVPEELASSFKFARQKSKLAGTIRGSYFVIKGQY; this comes from the coding sequence ATGCCGTACACCGTGGACTTCAAGAACGTCTCCACCGTTGGCCTGGAATCATCGCCGGTGGTGGACGCCCTGGCCGGGCTGCGCGCCAACGAGGCACGCTATTACAAGAACAAGTACGACCATGACTTCACCGTCACCGCCGCCCAAGACGATCCGGAGACGCTCGCCTACATCCACAACATCCTCGCCGAGGAGCGGGACCTGGTGATTGCCTCGAAGCCGCTTGAAGTGTCTTCTTTCGAGGTGGACGGGCTGCGGATGGCGTACGTGTTCTACGAGTCCGGGCTGGCCATCAACGTCATGTACGGCATCGAGGAGGGCGCCAAGCGGGCGGTTGGATTCAAGCTGTCCGACGGCATGGAGGTGCCGGAGGAACTGGCGTCCAGCTTCAAGTTTGCGCGCCAGAAATCCAAGCTCGCGGGCACCATCCGCGGCTCCTACTTCGTGATTAAGGGACAGTACTGA